The following proteins are encoded in a genomic region of bacterium:
- the hisE gene encoding phosphoribosyl-ATP diphosphatase: MIVPSIDLQGGRTVQLVGGRDLALEAGDPVPLAARFGRVGEIAVIDLDAALGTGDNAALIAQLLNIARCRVGGGIRSVEQARRWLDAGAERIIIGTAATPGLLCQLPPERVIVALDARDGEVVVEGWTRGTGRGVTERMAELRGLCGGFLVTFVEREGRMVGLDAGLARDLVAAAAPARLTVAGGVRSAAEVAVLDAAGCDVQVGMALYTGVLDLADAFVAPLAARLPEGPWPTVVCDEHGIALGLAWSDTASVREALATGRGVYHSRRRGLWVKGLDSGCTQDLLGLDLDCDRDALRAVVRQHGGGFCHTGARTCWGEDHGAPRLARRLAERMVASPPGSYTRRLLDDPALLAEKLQEEAMELATARSPDHVAAEAADVIYFALVALARAGGRWEDVGRHLDHRERKVTRRRGDAKVRNNAGREGNS, translated from the coding sequence ATGATCGTGCCGAGCATCGACCTGCAGGGCGGCCGCACGGTGCAGCTGGTGGGCGGACGTGACCTGGCGCTGGAGGCAGGCGATCCCGTACCCCTGGCCGCGCGGTTCGGCCGCGTGGGCGAGATCGCGGTCATCGACCTGGATGCGGCCCTCGGCACGGGCGACAACGCCGCGTTGATCGCGCAGCTGTTGAACATTGCGCGTTGCCGCGTGGGCGGCGGCATCCGCAGCGTGGAGCAGGCGCGGCGATGGCTGGATGCGGGCGCCGAGCGCATCATCATCGGCACTGCGGCCACGCCCGGGCTGTTGTGCCAGCTGCCGCCCGAACGGGTGATCGTGGCCCTGGATGCGCGCGACGGCGAGGTGGTCGTCGAAGGCTGGACGCGAGGCACGGGCCGCGGCGTGACCGAGCGCATGGCCGAACTTCGCGGGCTGTGCGGCGGCTTCCTGGTGACCTTCGTCGAACGTGAAGGGCGCATGGTCGGCCTCGATGCCGGGCTGGCGCGGGACCTTGTCGCGGCCGCAGCCCCGGCGCGCCTGACCGTGGCCGGGGGGGTGCGCAGTGCCGCCGAGGTCGCCGTTCTGGACGCAGCCGGCTGCGATGTGCAGGTCGGCATGGCCCTCTACACGGGAGTGCTGGACCTGGCCGATGCGTTCGTGGCGCCGTTGGCGGCGCGCCTGCCGGAAGGCCCCTGGCCCACGGTGGTGTGTGACGAGCACGGGATCGCCCTGGGCCTGGCCTGGTCCGACACCGCAAGTGTGCGCGAAGCCCTGGCCACGGGCCGCGGTGTCTACCACTCGAGGCGCCGCGGGCTGTGGGTCAAGGGGCTGGACAGCGGTTGCACGCAGGACCTGCTGGGCCTCGACCTTGATTGCGACAGGGATGCGCTGCGCGCCGTGGTGCGCCAACATGGCGGCGGCTTCTGCCACACCGGTGCGCGTACCTGCTGGGGCGAGGACCACGGCGCGCCTCGCCTCGCCCGACGTCTGGCCGAACGCATGGTAGCGAGCCCACCGGGTTCGTACACACGGCGCCTGCTGGACGATCCCGCCCTGCTCGCGGAGAAGCTCCAGGAAGAGGCGATGGAACTGGCCACAGCACGCTCACCCGACCACGTCGCCGCCGAAGCGGCCGACGTCATCTACTTCGCGTTGGTCGCGCTGGCGCGCGCGGGCGGCCGCTGGGAGGACGTGGGCAGGCATCTCGATCACCGCGAGCGCAAGGTGACACGGCGCCGGGGCGACGCCAAGGTCCGCAACAATGCCGGTCGGGAAGGGAATTCGTGA
- the hisH gene encoding imidazole glycerol phosphate synthase subunit HisH — MSDVMIIDTGIANVRSMEVALQRLGATTRLVADPDDLARAARVVLPGVGAFGPGLANLHTRNLASSLRQRALAGLPTLAVCLGLQLLCEGSDEAPGDRGLGVIPARVRRLPAVARVPNLGWCAVAGSAGDGAGAHAYFAHSYAVPGGALERLHAGGWQTLAADHGGTFLAAARRRGVLACQFHPELSGAWGARLMRAWLEDAEQEMSPWQQ; from the coding sequence ATGAGCGACGTGATGATCATCGATACGGGTATTGCCAACGTGCGCTCCATGGAGGTGGCGCTGCAGCGACTCGGTGCGACGACGCGTCTCGTCGCCGATCCCGACGACCTGGCGCGCGCCGCCCGCGTCGTGCTGCCCGGCGTCGGGGCCTTCGGCCCCGGCCTCGCGAACCTGCACACGCGCAACCTGGCTTCGTCGCTGCGCCAGCGGGCACTGGCCGGCCTGCCCACGCTGGCGGTGTGCCTGGGCCTGCAACTGCTGTGCGAAGGGAGCGACGAAGCGCCGGGCGACCGTGGCCTAGGCGTCATCCCCGCGCGCGTGCGGCGCCTGCCGGCGGTGGCGCGGGTACCCAACCTGGGCTGGTGCGCCGTGGCAGGTTCGGCGGGGGATGGCGCCGGGGCACACGCCTACTTCGCCCATTCCTACGCCGTGCCGGGCGGGGCCCTGGAGCGGCTGCACGCCGGCGGCTGGCAGACCCTGGCCGCCGACCATGGCGGGACCTTCCTGGCCGCGGCGCGCAGGCGCGGCGTGCTGGCCTGCCAGTTCCACCCCGAACTGTCCGGAGCCTGGGGCGCGCGCCTGATGCGCGCCTGGCTGGAAGACGCGGAACAGGAGATGTCTCCATGGCAACAGTGA
- a CDS encoding amino acid permease: MAEKARSIPTPGHGFGTLPVYFAAVSTILGAVMFLRFGYAVANVGLIGAIGIIALGHLVTIPTALAIAEIATNRRVEGGGEYFIVSRSFGTTIGGVIGLSLYLSQAISVAFYMLAFAEAFTPLAPWFNETFNRAFDTRFVSLPAAAILLTAVWYKGAGGGVKLLYAVVAVLAASLVAFFMGKPVDGFEAQGASLTARLANGDSFFVVFAICFPAFTGMTAGVGLSGDLRNPRRAIPAGTLAATATGMAVYLALVIKLTWSAPIDDLASDQLIMSRIAAWGPLILIGLGAATLSSALGSVLVAPRTLQALGADRNVPLRAANRWLARGTGNANEPRNATLVTAALAMAIIALGNVDFVARIISMFFMVTYGSLCAISFLEHFAARPSYRPGFRSRWYISLFGALICLFMMFQMDPLYALLALALLVGLYQLIRWQKGGASDDIAAMFEGVMTQTTRYLNVQLQSHRRVIGNAEWRPSIIMVNSRTFERRAPLNLMRWLSHRHGFGMYLHYIQGALDARTYAEGQEVQRQLVEMARLQKSAVYMGTIISPSLTTALAQSLQVPGVSGMHNNCVMFEFSIHDEQRVLTEVVDNCLFVADTGMSQIVLRHGDLHFGERKHVHVWLTWNDTENANVMILLGYILAGHSDWKDVAIRVYLAYPRDDVRERRAEIKALIAEGRMPVSEVNIRFMPVNDVDSFREAVARYSSTADLTILGYDMQGLRERREDLFRKHSRLGDVLFVHSPMGINIR; this comes from the coding sequence GTGGCCGAGAAGGCACGATCCATCCCCACCCCAGGGCACGGCTTCGGCACGCTGCCGGTCTACTTCGCCGCCGTCAGCACCATCCTCGGTGCCGTGATGTTCCTGCGATTCGGGTACGCGGTCGCCAATGTCGGCCTGATCGGGGCCATCGGGATCATTGCGCTCGGGCACCTGGTGACGATCCCGACTGCCCTGGCCATCGCCGAGATCGCGACCAACCGGCGCGTGGAGGGCGGCGGCGAGTACTTCATCGTTTCGCGCTCGTTCGGAACCACGATCGGCGGGGTCATCGGACTGTCGCTCTACCTGTCGCAGGCCATTTCCGTGGCATTCTACATGCTGGCCTTTGCCGAGGCGTTCACGCCGCTGGCCCCGTGGTTCAATGAGACGTTCAACCGTGCATTCGACACACGATTCGTCTCCCTGCCGGCAGCCGCGATCCTGTTGACGGCGGTCTGGTACAAAGGGGCGGGCGGCGGCGTCAAGCTGCTCTATGCCGTCGTCGCCGTCCTTGCCGCATCGCTGGTCGCCTTCTTCATGGGCAAGCCCGTCGACGGCTTCGAGGCCCAGGGCGCGTCACTCACGGCGCGCCTGGCCAATGGCGATTCGTTCTTCGTCGTGTTCGCGATCTGCTTCCCGGCCTTCACGGGCATGACCGCCGGCGTCGGCCTGTCGGGCGACCTGCGCAATCCACGGCGCGCCATTCCAGCCGGCACGCTGGCGGCAACAGCCACCGGCATGGCCGTGTATCTGGCGCTGGTGATCAAGCTGACCTGGTCGGCCCCGATCGACGACCTGGCGAGCGACCAGTTGATCATGTCCCGCATTGCCGCCTGGGGCCCCTTGATCCTCATCGGCCTTGGAGCGGCCACGCTCAGCTCGGCACTCGGCTCGGTTCTGGTGGCGCCGCGAACCCTGCAGGCGCTGGGAGCCGACCGTAACGTCCCGTTGCGCGCGGCCAACCGCTGGCTGGCGCGCGGCACGGGCAACGCGAACGAGCCGCGCAATGCGACCCTCGTGACGGCCGCGCTGGCCATGGCGATCATCGCACTGGGGAACGTTGACTTCGTCGCGCGTATCATCTCGATGTTCTTCATGGTCACCTACGGCTCGCTGTGCGCCATCAGCTTTCTCGAGCATTTTGCCGCCCGCCCCAGCTACCGCCCGGGCTTCCGCTCGCGCTGGTACATCAGCCTGTTCGGCGCGCTGATCTGCCTGTTCATGATGTTCCAGATGGATCCGCTGTACGCCCTGCTCGCGCTGGCCCTGCTCGTCGGGCTTTACCAGCTGATCCGCTGGCAAAAGGGCGGCGCCTCGGACGACATCGCCGCCATGTTCGAGGGCGTCATGACGCAGACCACGCGGTATCTCAACGTACAGTTGCAGTCACATCGCCGGGTCATCGGGAACGCGGAATGGCGACCGAGCATCATTATGGTCAACAGCCGGACATTCGAGCGCCGTGCGCCGCTGAACCTCATGCGCTGGCTGTCGCACCGCCACGGATTCGGCATGTACCTGCACTACATCCAGGGTGCGCTCGATGCGCGAACCTACGCCGAGGGCCAGGAGGTGCAGCGGCAACTGGTCGAGATGGCGCGCCTGCAGAAGAGCGCGGTGTACATGGGCACCATCATCAGCCCATCCCTGACGACGGCGCTCGCACAGAGCCTTCAGGTGCCGGGCGTCTCCGGCATGCACAACAACTGCGTGATGTTCGAGTTCTCGATCCATGACGAGCAGCGCGTACTGACGGAAGTCGTCGACAACTGCCTCTTCGTGGCCGATACGGGCATGAGCCAGATCGTGCTGCGCCACGGCGACCTCCATTTCGGCGAACGAAAGCACGTCCACGTCTGGCTGACCTGGAACGACACCGAGAATGCCAACGTGATGATCCTGCTTGGCTACATCCTGGCCGGCCACTCCGACTGGAAGGACGTCGCCATCCGCGTCTATTTGGCCTACCCGCGCGATGACGTGCGCGAGCGCCGAGCCGAGATCAAGGCGCTGATCGCCGAGGGCCGCATGCCCGTCTCGGAGGTGAACATTCGCTTCATGCCTGTCAACGACGTCGATTCGTTCCGCGAAGCCGTGGCCCGCTACTCGTCCACGGCCGACCTGACGATCCTCGGCTACGACATGCAGGGGTTGCGGGAACGGCGCGAGGATCTGTTCCGCAAGCACTCGAGGCTGGGTGACGTGCTGTTCGTACACTCGCCGATGGGCATCAACATCCGCTGA
- a CDS encoding radical SAM-associated putative lipoprotein produces MKLIYRCLCAVLGAILGTGCSSNSTEPVEYGPMPEYGVPTARIRLDGRVLDSVGTPIAGIEVALAEAPADTTDANGHWSIAQDGAYIPCIDSNTSACTVAASDIDGAANGGPYPTVEVTLDLAQTAPGSGYLDLGTWEQHGVDITMTDAAEYGPPLARRPPPTGRER; encoded by the coding sequence ATGAAGCTGATCTATCGCTGCCTCTGCGCGGTTCTCGGCGCTATCCTCGGCACCGGCTGCAGCAGCAACTCCACAGAGCCGGTCGAATACGGCCCCATGCCCGAGTACGGCGTGCCGACGGCCAGGATCCGCCTGGACGGCCGGGTTCTCGACTCCGTCGGGACGCCCATCGCAGGGATCGAAGTCGCCCTCGCCGAAGCCCCCGCCGACACCACCGATGCAAACGGCCACTGGTCGATCGCGCAGGACGGCGCCTACATCCCCTGCATCGACAGCAACACGAGTGCCTGCACCGTCGCGGCTTCCGACATCGATGGCGCGGCCAACGGCGGCCCTTATCCCACCGTCGAGGTGACGTTGGACCTGGCGCAAACCGCGCCGGGCAGCGGCTACCTGGACCTGGGCACGTGGGAACAGCACGGCGTGGACATCACGATGACGGATGCCGCCGAATACGGTCCGCCCCTGGCCCGCAGGCCGCCGCCGACCGGCCGGGAACGTTGA
- a CDS encoding imidazoleglycerol-phosphate dehydratase, with protein MNNRIVELNRTTAETDVTLRLDPDGAGRSSIATGLGFLDHLLASLARHAGWDLELTCKGDLHVDDHHTAEDCALVLGRALCEVAACRGAVARFGWARVPMDEALADVAVDLGGRPWAEVALGLERPSIGDMACENVTHALVTLAMEGRFNLHVDVQRGCNDHHRAEAAFKALALALRAALAVTDGPVRSTKEVLG; from the coding sequence ATGAACAATCGCATCGTCGAACTGAACCGCACGACGGCCGAGACGGACGTAACACTGCGCCTCGATCCCGATGGGGCGGGCCGCAGTTCGATCGCCACCGGGCTGGGCTTCCTGGACCACCTGTTGGCCTCGCTGGCGCGGCACGCAGGCTGGGACCTGGAGCTCACCTGCAAGGGCGACCTGCATGTGGACGACCACCATACAGCCGAGGACTGCGCGCTGGTGCTTGGCCGCGCCCTGTGCGAAGTGGCCGCGTGCAGGGGGGCGGTCGCGCGCTTCGGCTGGGCACGCGTGCCCATGGATGAAGCCCTTGCCGATGTGGCAGTCGATCTCGGTGGGCGCCCCTGGGCGGAGGTCGCCCTGGGCCTGGAGCGCCCCTCGATCGGCGACATGGCGTGCGAGAACGTGACGCACGCCCTGGTGACGCTGGCCATGGAGGGGCGTTTCAACCTGCACGTCGATGTGCAGCGTGGATGCAACGACCACCACCGCGCAGAAGCCGCCTTCAAGGCGCTGGCCCTGGCGTTGCGGGCGGCCCTGGCGGTTACCGATGGACCCGTGCGCAGCACGAAGGAGGTGCTCGGATGA
- a CDS encoding serine/threonine protein kinase — protein MIESPSILLGCTNHLRAIRRSPQRRTRPERLVRPDGILYPLRPGAARGRALLPRLRRPGACAPAAAPAPADETLAATHKAPAPRLDDATVAGSAPASAASYHGRFETGTRLGTRYRIVALLGRGGMGEVYRADDLELGQSVALKFLPESVSRNAAELARFRNEVRVARQIAHPNVCRVYDIGEIDGHVFLSMEYIDGEDLASVLRRMGRPSSDKAIEIARQVCLGLAAAHEAGMLHRDLKPANVMIDGRGRARITDFGLAGLADELARDGRIAGTPGYMAPEQLKEGRVSARSDIYALGLVLYEIFTGKRAFTATSLADMRLQQESGSFTSLTDLVRDLDPAVERVVQRCLETDPESRPASAYAVLGALPGGDPLAAALAAGETPSPELVANAGDRGGLGTTVAFGAVALGLVAVGLWCGLVGPALRPFTQPASVLTVRASDLLEKSGCFEEIPGHTAEGFDLNQSHLQHLRRDTAEVTRGGSPAFYWRRWSPDPLEHANFHSEVVTVDSPSPLMSGRACVLLDPAGKLVGFQAIPPDSVEARPGGKPDWSVFFAAAGLDSTLFTRITPAPPLPIACDEVAAWQGRLPGRDDEPVTLRMGAVRGGRLAWFSITHDWGRSTAPLEPKPVDNGGIYGWIGLMLDGLLSLLVSAYFAVRNLRLGRGDRRGATRLALFVFAVNMLEAVFNTPLREIGLQATLWEMVGGRAMGHSLTHAVQMWLAYVALEPYVRRLWPRMLVSWARLVSGRARDPLVGRDILVGSVAGAVMAAASLAVVAAFTAMGLASLPTRLSGSMLTSLAGHGGTGFNLSYAASVSILNVLNTLVQLFLLRLALRRNSTAALAAGILIGVVSITSMAPTEGWPIALAVTALNVPVLLFVLVRFGLLPAFTAAFVGTVMSSTVATLDFSAWYANRALLPAAIFLALLTWGATTAMAGKTVFGDLLRDEKAR, from the coding sequence GTGATAGAATCTCCCAGCATCTTACTGGGATGCACGAACCACCTCAGGGCTATTCGCCGTTCCCCGCAGCGTCGCACGCGACCCGAAAGGCTGGTCCGGCCGGATGGCATTCTGTACCCGCTGCGCCCAGGCGCTGCCCGAGGGCGGGCGCTTCTGCCCCGCCTGCGCCGCCCCGGTGCCTGTGCCCCCGCCGCGGCGCCGGCTCCCGCCGACGAGACGCTCGCCGCCACGCACAAGGCGCCGGCGCCCCGTCTCGACGACGCAACAGTCGCCGGCAGTGCCCCGGCCTCCGCCGCCAGCTACCACGGCCGCTTCGAGACGGGCACGCGCCTGGGCACCCGTTACCGGATCGTCGCGTTGCTCGGTCGCGGGGGCATGGGCGAGGTCTACCGCGCCGACGACCTCGAACTGGGCCAGTCGGTGGCGCTCAAGTTCCTGCCCGAGTCCGTGTCGCGGAACGCGGCGGAACTGGCGCGATTCCGGAACGAGGTCCGCGTCGCGCGCCAGATCGCGCACCCGAACGTCTGCCGCGTGTACGACATCGGCGAGATCGACGGCCACGTGTTCCTGTCCATGGAGTACATCGACGGCGAGGACCTCGCCTCGGTGCTGCGCCGGATGGGCCGTCCCTCCTCCGACAAGGCGATCGAGATCGCCCGCCAGGTCTGCCTGGGCCTGGCCGCCGCGCATGAAGCGGGCATGCTCCACCGCGACCTGAAGCCCGCCAACGTGATGATCGACGGCCGCGGGCGCGCGCGCATCACCGACTTCGGCCTGGCCGGGCTGGCGGACGAACTGGCGCGGGATGGACGCATTGCCGGTACACCCGGCTACATGGCGCCCGAACAGTTGAAGGAAGGGCGGGTCTCAGCGCGCAGCGACATCTACGCACTGGGCCTGGTGCTGTACGAGATCTTCACCGGCAAGCGCGCCTTCACCGCCACCAGCCTGGCCGACATGCGGCTGCAACAGGAATCCGGTTCGTTCACCAGCCTGACCGACCTGGTGCGCGACCTCGATCCGGCCGTCGAGCGCGTCGTGCAGCGTTGCCTCGAAACCGACCCGGAGTCGCGCCCCGCCTCGGCGTACGCGGTGCTCGGGGCCCTGCCCGGCGGCGACCCGCTGGCCGCGGCGCTGGCCGCCGGCGAGACGCCGTCGCCGGAGCTGGTGGCCAATGCCGGCGACCGCGGCGGACTGGGTACGACCGTGGCGTTCGGCGCCGTGGCGCTGGGGCTGGTGGCTGTCGGGTTGTGGTGCGGGCTGGTCGGCCCCGCGTTGCGACCCTTCACGCAGCCGGCATCCGTCCTCACGGTGCGGGCCAGTGATCTTCTCGAGAAGTCCGGCTGCTTCGAGGAGATCCCCGGCCACACGGCCGAGGGTTTCGACCTGAACCAGTCGCACCTCCAGCACCTGCGGCGCGACACGGCCGAAGTGACGCGGGGCGGCAGCCCGGCGTTCTACTGGCGGCGCTGGAGCCCGGATCCGCTCGAGCACGCCAATTTCCACTCCGAGGTCGTCACGGTCGACAGCCCGTCGCCGCTCATGTCGGGTCGGGCCTGCGTCCTGCTCGACCCCGCGGGCAAGTTGGTCGGCTTCCAGGCCATCCCGCCGGACTCGGTGGAAGCACGTCCCGGCGGCAAGCCGGACTGGAGCGTGTTCTTCGCGGCGGCCGGCCTCGATTCCACGCTGTTCACGAGGATCACGCCGGCGCCGCCGCTGCCCATCGCCTGCGACGAGGTGGCCGCCTGGCAGGGCCGGCTGCCCGGCCGTGACGACGAGCCCGTCACGCTGCGCATGGGCGCTGTGCGGGGCGGCCGCCTGGCCTGGTTCTCGATCACCCACGACTGGGGCCGGTCCACGGCGCCGCTGGAACCGAAACCGGTGGACAACGGCGGTATCTACGGCTGGATCGGCCTGATGCTGGACGGGCTGCTCAGCCTGCTTGTGAGCGCCTACTTCGCCGTGCGCAACCTCAGGCTCGGCCGCGGCGACCGGCGCGGGGCGACGCGCCTGGCGCTGTTCGTCTTCGCGGTCAACATGCTCGAGGCGGTCTTCAACACCCCGCTGCGCGAGATCGGACTGCAGGCCACGCTGTGGGAAATGGTCGGCGGGAGGGCGATGGGCCATTCCCTGACCCACGCCGTGCAGATGTGGCTGGCCTACGTGGCTCTCGAGCCCTACGTGCGGCGGCTCTGGCCGCGGATGCTGGTGTCGTGGGCGCGCCTGGTCTCGGGCCGGGCTCGCGATCCGCTGGTCGGGCGCGACATCCTCGTCGGTTCGGTGGCCGGCGCGGTGATGGCGGCGGCTTCACTTGCGGTCGTCGCCGCGTTCACGGCAATGGGGCTGGCCAGCCTGCCGACGCGCCTTTCCGGCAGCATGCTCACGTCCCTGGCGGGTCATGGCGGGACCGGCTTCAACCTTTCGTACGCGGCGTCCGTCAGCATCCTGAATGTGCTGAACACGCTCGTGCAGCTCTTCCTGCTGCGCCTGGCGCTCAGGCGCAACTCCACGGCGGCGCTGGCCGCCGGCATCCTGATCGGGGTCGTCAGCATCACGAGCATGGCGCCCACGGAAGGCTGGCCGATTGCCCTGGCCGTCACTGCGCTTAATGTCCCCGTGCTGCTCTTCGTGCTGGTGCGTTTCGGCCTGCTGCCGGCGTTCACCGCCGCGTTCGTCGGCACGGTGATGTCGTCGACGGTGGCGACACTCGACTTCTCGGCCTGGTACGCGAACCGCGCGCTGTTGCCCGCAGCGATCTTCCTGGCGCTGCTCACCTGGGGCGCGACCACGGCCATGGCGGGCAAGACCGTGTTTGGGGATCTGCTGCGCGACGAGAAGGCGCGCTGA
- the hisG gene encoding ATP phosphoribosyltransferase: protein MASMRLGLPKGRMQAGVLRLLADAGIAVTSGERDYRASVSLPACEVKLLKPQNIVEMLQVGTRDLGFVGADWVEELEADLVEVLDTGLDPVRVVAAAPASLLEDGALPGRALVVATEYVGLATRWLERRAVTARLVRSYGATEVFPPEDADCIVDNTATGATLRANGLVILEDLLASSTRMYASRPAWADRRRRARIEEVALLLQSVLEARRRVMLEVNVSAADLDRLVAVLPCMREPTVSSLRGSAGFAVKVAVPRDGLALLIPRIRQQGGTDIVVTEPSQIVP, encoded by the coding sequence ATCGCCTCCATGCGCCTTGGATTGCCCAAGGGCCGGATGCAGGCCGGTGTGTTGCGCCTGCTGGCTGACGCCGGCATCGCGGTGACCAGCGGCGAACGCGACTACCGCGCGAGCGTCTCGCTGCCTGCCTGCGAGGTCAAGCTGCTCAAGCCCCAGAACATCGTCGAGATGCTGCAGGTCGGGACGCGCGACCTGGGGTTCGTCGGCGCCGACTGGGTCGAGGAACTGGAAGCCGACCTGGTCGAGGTCCTGGACACGGGCCTGGATCCGGTGCGCGTGGTCGCAGCCGCGCCGGCGTCGCTGCTGGAGGACGGCGCGCTGCCGGGCCGGGCATTGGTGGTGGCGACCGAGTACGTGGGACTGGCCACCCGCTGGCTGGAGCGCCGTGCCGTGACCGCCCGCCTGGTGCGCAGCTACGGCGCCACGGAGGTCTTCCCACCCGAGGATGCGGACTGCATCGTCGACAATACCGCAACCGGCGCCACGCTGCGCGCCAACGGACTGGTCATCCTCGAGGACCTGCTCGCCAGTTCGACCCGCATGTATGCCAGTCGTCCGGCCTGGGCCGATCGGCGCCGTCGTGCGCGCATCGAGGAAGTGGCGCTGTTGCTGCAGTCGGTGCTCGAGGCTCGTCGTCGCGTGATGCTCGAGGTGAACGTTTCCGCGGCCGATCTCGACCGCCTCGTGGCGGTGCTGCCCTGCATGCGCGAGCCGACGGTCAGCAGCCTGCGTGGCTCGGCGGGCTTCGCGGTGAAGGTCGCCGTTCCCCGCGACGGCCTGGCACTTCTGATCCCGCGTATCCGGCAACAGGGCGGCACCGACATCGTGGTCACCGAACCCAGCCAGATCGTGCCATGA
- a CDS encoding aminotransferase class I/II-fold pyridoxal phosphate-dependent enzyme — MKPAAKNAVPVGGAYRRQPAPPGAVRLDANEGPAPDYLSGRWPGAIEALRRYPDTSGLEADLAARFAVPSGCVLVTAGGDGGIDRLCRRFLGGGRELVLTEPTFEMFARHGRLAGGRLRTVSWWEGAYPVAAVAACVGPGTGLLAVVSPNNPTGAVVTAEELGRLRRKTRDVPLLLDAAYAEFADEDLTRFALTLPRTLVLRTLSKAWGLAGLRIGCLLGPEELIAELRGCGQPYAVSGPSVDLAREALATGAAAMEAGVAFARASRKELTAQLTQLGAQPLPSKGNFVLCRPRDAAFTGAGLAALGVSVRAWPGHGQLDQWLRITCPGHEAEASRLTRALDVALAPQALLLDMDGVIADEGHSYRACIGAVLADHGFTVTREQVAAAKAVPGANDDWEVTRRLLLERGLDVPLAQVVAEFQAHYLGGDGRPGLCERESLIPSRRTLAELAARLPLGIVTGRPRAEALRFLDRFGLSDLFACMVSRDDAAPKPDPAPVREALRRLGIERAWMVGDTPDDITAARAAGVLPIGIRPPAAADDTGAALEVAGAARIITTLDELKELLP; from the coding sequence ATGAAGCCGGCAGCGAAGAATGCCGTGCCCGTGGGGGGAGCCTATCGCCGCCAGCCGGCGCCGCCGGGCGCCGTGCGCCTGGACGCCAACGAGGGCCCGGCGCCCGACTATCTGTCCGGCCGCTGGCCGGGGGCGATCGAGGCGCTGCGCCGCTATCCGGACACCAGCGGACTCGAAGCGGATCTTGCAGCGCGCTTCGCCGTGCCTTCCGGATGCGTGCTCGTCACCGCCGGCGGTGACGGCGGCATCGACCGGCTTTGCCGGCGCTTCCTGGGCGGCGGCCGCGAACTGGTGCTGACCGAGCCGACGTTCGAGATGTTTGCGCGCCACGGACGCCTGGCCGGCGGCCGCCTGCGCACGGTGTCGTGGTGGGAAGGCGCGTACCCGGTCGCGGCGGTCGCCGCCTGCGTGGGGCCGGGCACCGGGCTGCTGGCCGTGGTCAGCCCCAACAACCCGACCGGTGCCGTCGTGACGGCCGAGGAACTGGGCCGCCTGCGCCGGAAGACCCGCGACGTGCCGCTGCTGCTCGATGCGGCCTACGCCGAGTTCGCGGACGAGGACCTGACCCGGTTCGCGTTGACACTGCCGCGCACCCTCGTGCTGCGCACCCTCAGCAAGGCGTGGGGCCTGGCCGGCCTCCGCATCGGTTGCCTGCTGGGTCCGGAGGAACTGATCGCGGAGCTCCGGGGCTGTGGCCAGCCCTACGCGGTGTCGGGCCCCAGCGTGGACCTGGCGCGCGAAGCGCTCGCCACCGGAGCCGCCGCGATGGAGGCCGGCGTGGCGTTCGCGCGCGCATCACGCAAGGAGCTCACGGCCCAGTTGACGCAACTGGGCGCGCAGCCGCTGCCCAGCAAAGGCAATTTCGTGCTCTGCCGGCCGCGCGACGCAGCCTTCACTGGTGCGGGGCTCGCGGCGCTCGGGGTCAGCGTGCGCGCCTGGCCCGGGCACGGACAGCTGGATCAGTGGCTGCGCATCACCTGTCCTGGACACGAGGCCGAAGCCTCGCGGCTGACACGCGCGCTGGACGTGGCGCTGGCCCCCCAGGCGCTGCTGTTGGACATGGACGGCGTGATCGCCGATGAAGGCCACAGCTACCGCGCCTGCATCGGCGCCGTCCTGGCCGACCACGGCTTCACGGTTACGCGCGAACAGGTCGCTGCCGCCAAGGCGGTGCCGGGCGCCAATGACGACTGGGAAGTGACCCGGCGACTGCTCCTGGAACGCGGGCTGGATGTCCCGCTGGCGCAGGTCGTGGCGGAATTCCAGGCACACTATCTGGGCGGCGACGGGCGACCCGGACTGTGCGAGCGCGAATCGCTGATTCCTTCGCGCCGCACGCTGGCCGAACTGGCCGCGCGCCTGCCCCTGGGCATCGTCACCGGCCGGCCGCGCGCCGAAGCCCTGCGCTTCCTGGACCGCTTCGGGCTGAGCGACCTGTTCGCGTGCATGGTCTCGCGCGACGACGCGGCGCCCAAACCCGATCCGGCACCCGTGCGCGAGGCGCTGCGGCGCCTCGGCATTGAACGCGCCTGGATGGTGGGCGACACGCCAGACGACATCACTGCAGCCCGGGCCGCAGGCGTGCTGCCGATCGGCATCCGGCCGCCGGCGGCGGCCGACGACACCGGTGCGGCCCTCGAGGTTGCCGGCGCTGCCCGCATCATCACCACCCTCGACGAGCTCAAGGAGCTGCTGCCATGA